A stretch of the Vibrio aquimaris genome encodes the following:
- a CDS encoding GGDEF domain-containing protein → MLDDDFKKSTANLKKAVPLMMQNHVAATPANYALWYTYVDNAIPEMNQELDDIIENYGLCPPAAGKQLYDSFVASHSETNMKELKANVEVLVNQVASSMTDTLSDTSHFSDVIDKSFENLERFEDQAMSIEDVTKVVRQLISESKEIRNSTSFLNTQLETAACEIQRLKEQLAEVQQDALFDGLTSLYNRRSFDNDINVLCEAEQTMCLILADIDHFKNLNDTYGHLFGDAVLKGIAKRFQLSSRDGIHAYRYGGEEFAFIVPNKQLRIARQFADSLRRSIEKLSVKDRRSGESIGSITASFGVAELQPGESPESLIERVDKLLYEAKQLGRNRVMPI, encoded by the coding sequence ATGCTAGACGACGATTTCAAAAAATCGACTGCTAACTTAAAAAAAGCTGTCCCACTCATGATGCAAAACCATGTAGCGGCAACGCCAGCTAATTACGCTTTGTGGTACACCTATGTTGATAATGCGATTCCTGAAATGAATCAGGAGCTGGATGATATTATTGAGAATTACGGATTGTGCCCGCCAGCAGCAGGAAAACAACTCTACGATAGCTTTGTAGCAAGTCACTCAGAGACGAATATGAAAGAGTTGAAAGCCAATGTTGAAGTATTGGTCAACCAAGTGGCCTCATCTATGACGGATACTCTTTCTGATACATCTCATTTTTCTGACGTAATAGATAAAAGCTTTGAAAACCTAGAACGGTTTGAGGACCAAGCTATGTCTATTGAGGACGTCACTAAAGTCGTTCGTCAATTGATCTCGGAATCGAAAGAAATCAGAAACTCTACAAGTTTTTTAAACACTCAACTCGAAACAGCAGCATGTGAAATCCAAAGGCTCAAAGAACAGCTAGCCGAAGTGCAACAAGATGCTTTGTTTGATGGGCTGACAAGTTTGTATAATAGGCGATCTTTTGATAATGACATCAATGTTTTATGTGAAGCAGAACAAACTATGTGTCTGATACTGGCGGACATCGATCACTTTAAGAATCTAAATGACACTTATGGGCATCTCTTCGGGGATGCTGTGCTAAAAGGGATTGCTAAGCGATTCCAGCTCAGTAGTAGAGACGGTATTCATGCTTACCGATATGGTGGGGAAGAATTTGCATTCATTGTACCAAATAAACAACTCCGAATTGCTAGGCAATTTGCAGACAGTTTGCGACGATCCATAGAAAAGTTGTCGGTTAAAGATAGACGTTCCGGAGAATCAATAGGCAGCATAACGGCTTCATTTGGTGTAGCCGAACTACAACCTGGTGAATCCCCAGAGTCACTGATAGAAAGGGTGGATAAGCTTCTCTATGAAGCCAAACAGCTTGGACGCAACCGTGTAATGCCAATTTAG
- a CDS encoding chemotaxis protein: MAKTVSKANQSQGMLMFTLTHSKQLFAIGTLKVREIVPYQPTTQIPYSHHHVIGTVTIRNNTIPVINMPAAIGLRPIQPEEYSSCYLIVTDCLRTVVAFMVRSIEKIIECNWKSIESSPQATGKNVFVTGITRFEDQIVQMLDVELLLSKIYPQYESNTIPMLTDIERERLKALKILLVDDSSIARKQLSDALDSINIGYQICNNGVEALTLMREQATKDHPIQLLVSDIEMPGLDGYELAFEVQNDHGLSKAYIILHTSLSSEICTDRALQVGAHEALEKFNAGDLIKAMLRGAELLESKDKGQATELLV; the protein is encoded by the coding sequence ATGGCAAAGACAGTCAGTAAAGCAAATCAATCACAAGGGATGTTGATGTTTACGCTTACCCACAGTAAACAGCTTTTTGCTATCGGTACATTGAAAGTCCGCGAGATTGTACCGTATCAGCCAACTACCCAAATCCCGTATTCGCACCACCATGTTATAGGTACAGTGACGATTCGTAATAACACAATTCCAGTTATTAATATGCCGGCGGCCATTGGGTTACGCCCTATTCAACCTGAAGAGTATTCTTCATGCTATTTGATTGTAACGGATTGCCTGAGAACCGTTGTCGCCTTTATGGTTCGTTCTATCGAAAAAATAATCGAATGCAATTGGAAGTCGATTGAATCTTCACCTCAAGCAACCGGTAAAAATGTTTTCGTTACTGGTATTACACGATTTGAAGATCAAATTGTTCAGATGTTGGATGTTGAACTTCTACTGTCAAAAATTTACCCTCAATACGAGTCTAATACTATACCTATGCTTACCGACATCGAGAGAGAGAGGTTAAAAGCATTGAAGATCCTTTTGGTAGACGACTCTTCAATTGCGCGAAAGCAGTTATCGGACGCTCTAGACAGTATTAATATTGGCTACCAAATTTGCAACAATGGGGTTGAAGCCCTCACTTTAATGCGCGAGCAAGCCACTAAAGACCACCCCATTCAGCTATTAGTGAGTGATATTGAAATGCCTGGTTTAGATGGCTATGAGCTCGCGTTCGAAGTTCAAAACGATCATGGTTTGAGCAAAGCTTATATCATACTGCACACTTCACTATCAAGTGAGATTTGTACAGACAGAGCCCTTCAAGTTGGCGCCCACGAAGCACTAGAAAAGTTTAATGCTGGCGACTTGATTAAAGCGATGCTGCGTGGCGCAGAGCTGCTAGAAAGTAAGGATAAAGGTCAAGCAACTGAGTTGCTAGTTTAA
- a CDS encoding peptidylprolyl isomerase, which produces MANSAAALHILVKHKEQAEDITKQLKKGAKFQTLARKYSSCPSGKKGGDLGEFRRGQMVPQFDRVCFQGETLVPHLVKTKFGWHVVKVLYRT; this is translated from the coding sequence ATGGCTAATTCCGCCGCAGCTTTACATATCTTGGTAAAGCACAAAGAACAGGCTGAGGATATAACTAAACAGCTTAAGAAGGGAGCAAAGTTTCAGACTTTAGCAAGAAAGTATTCCAGTTGCCCTTCAGGAAAAAAAGGGGGAGACCTAGGTGAGTTTCGTCGCGGCCAGATGGTACCACAGTTCGATAGAGTTTGCTTTCAGGGAGAAACACTGGTTCCCCATTTAGTTAAGACTAAGTTTGGGTGGCATGTGGTTAAGGTTCTCTATAGGACGTAA